A portion of the Gossypium arboreum isolate Shixiya-1 chromosome 8, ASM2569848v2, whole genome shotgun sequence genome contains these proteins:
- the LOC108467454 gene encoding uncharacterized protein LOC108467454 isoform X1 — MDPKAVKTDLVLILDFGSQYTHLITRRFRSLSVFSLCISGTSPLSTITSLNPKVVILSGGPHSVHADNSPSFADGFVEWAQSNGVFVLGICYGLHLLVQRLGGEVRVGEKQEYGRMEIEVEKSCGIFGGKVGDRQVVWMSHGDEAATLPNGFEVVARSQQVAVAAVEDKYRRFFGLQYHPEVTHSPEGMETLRSFLFEVCGVNAGWKMEDVMDEEIKVINNMVGPDDHVICALSGGVDSTVAATLVHKAIGDRLHCVFVDNGLLRYKERERVMETFERDLHLPVTCVDATEQFLSKLKGVVDPELKRKIIGKEFICVFDAFAKELENNLGKKPVFFVEGTLYPDVIESCPPPGTGRTHSHTIKSHHNVGGLPKDMKLKLIEPLKLLFKDEVRQLGRILTVPYSFLKRHPFPGPGLAVRVLGDVTEDNALDTLRQVVEIFIQLIKDAGIYDSIWQAFAVFLPVKSVGVQGDQRTHSHVVALRDVTSQDGMTAD, encoded by the exons ATGGACCCAAAAGCCGTGAAAACTGACTTAGTCCTCATCCTGGACTTCGGTTCGCAATACACCCATCTCATCACTCGCCGCTTTCGCTCTCTCTCCGTCTTCTCACTCTGTATCTCCGGCACTTCCCCACTTTCCACCATCACTTCCCTCAACCCCAAAGTCGTTATCCTTTCCGGGGGACCTCACTCGGTCCATGCCGATAATTCTCCTTCATTTGCTGATGGGTTCGTTGAGTGGGCTCAGTCCAATGGTGTTTTTGTTCTGGGTATCTGTTACGGACTTCACTTGCTTGTTCAGAGACTTGGTGGTGAAGTTAGGGTTGGGGAGAAGCAAGAGTATGGGAGGATGGAGATTGAGGTTGAGAAAAGTTGTGGTATTTTTGGGGGAAAGGTTGGGGATAGACAGGTTGTTTGGATGAGTCATGGGGATGAGGCTGCTactttgcctaatgggtttgaagTGGTGGCTAGGAGTCAGCAAGTGGCCGTCGCTGCCGTTGAGGATAAGTATAGGAGGTTTTTTGGGTTGCAGTATCATCCTGAG GTCACACATTCCCCAGAAGGGATGGAAACGCTGAGGTCTTTCTTGTTTGAAGTTTGTGGAGTGAATGCTGGCTGGAAAATGGAAGATGTAATGGATGAAGAAATTAAGGTGATTAACAACATGGTGGGGCCCGATGATCATGTTATCTGTGCTTTATCTGGAGGTGTTGATTCCACGGTTGCCGCAACTCTAGTTCACAAGGCAATTGGAGACAGGCTTCATTGTGTTTTTGTTGACAATGGTTTATTAAG GTATAAGGAGAGAGAACGCGTGATGGAGACCTTTGAAAGGGATTTACATCTGCCTGTTACTTGTGTTGATGCAACTGAGCAATTTCTTAGTAAGCTAAAAGGGGTTGTAGACCCTGAGCTGAAAAGGAAGATAATTGGGAAAGAATTTATCTGTGTGTTTGATGCTTTTGCTAAAGAATTGGAGAATAACTTAGGAAAGAAACCTGTTTTCTTTGTTGAAGGAACCTTGTATCCAGATGTGATTGAATCTTGTCCCCCACCAGGAACTGGAAGAACTCACTCTCACACAATCAAAAGTCATCATAATGTTGGAGGTCTTCCTAAAGACATGAAATTAAAACTCATTGAGCCGCTTAAACTTCTTTTCAAGGATGAG GTTCGTCAACTTGGGAGGATATTGACAGTTCCTTATTCATTTTTAAAGCGCCATCCATTTCCTGGGCCTGGCCTTGCTGTACGAGTCTTGGGTGATGTAACTGAGGACAATGCCTTAGATACTCTACGTCAG GTGGTTGAAATTTTTATTCAGTTAATTAAAGATGCTGGTATTTATGACTCCATTTGGCAAGCTTTTGCTGTATTTTTGCCTGTAAAATCAGTTGGAGTTCAAGGTGATCAAAGAACACACTCTCATGTTGTTGCTCTCCGGGATGTTACAAGTCAAGATGGAATGACAGCAGATTGA
- the LOC108467454 gene encoding uncharacterized protein LOC108467454 isoform X2 translates to MDPKAVKTDLVLILDFGSQYTHLITRRFRSLSVFSLCISGTSPLSTITSLNPKVVILSGGPHSVHADNSPSFADGFVEWAQSNGVFVLGICYGLHLLVQRLGGEVRVGEKQEYGRMEIEVEKSCGIFGGKVGDRQVVWMSHGDEAATLPNGFEVVARSQQVAVAAVEDKYRRFFGLQYHPEVTHSPEGMETLRSFLFEVCGVNAGWKMEDVMDEEIKVINNMVGPDDHVICALSGGVDSTVAATLVHKAIGDRLHCVFVDNGLLRYKERERVMETFERDLHLPVTCVDATEQFLSKLKGVVDPELKRKIIGKEFICVFDAFAKELENNLGKKPVFFVEGTLYPDVIESCPPPGTGRTHSHTIKSHHNVGGLPKDMKLKLIEPLKLLFKDEVRQLGRILTVPYSFLKRHPFPGPGLAVRVLGDVTEDNALDTLRQLEFKVIKEHTLMLLLSGMLQVKME, encoded by the exons ATGGACCCAAAAGCCGTGAAAACTGACTTAGTCCTCATCCTGGACTTCGGTTCGCAATACACCCATCTCATCACTCGCCGCTTTCGCTCTCTCTCCGTCTTCTCACTCTGTATCTCCGGCACTTCCCCACTTTCCACCATCACTTCCCTCAACCCCAAAGTCGTTATCCTTTCCGGGGGACCTCACTCGGTCCATGCCGATAATTCTCCTTCATTTGCTGATGGGTTCGTTGAGTGGGCTCAGTCCAATGGTGTTTTTGTTCTGGGTATCTGTTACGGACTTCACTTGCTTGTTCAGAGACTTGGTGGTGAAGTTAGGGTTGGGGAGAAGCAAGAGTATGGGAGGATGGAGATTGAGGTTGAGAAAAGTTGTGGTATTTTTGGGGGAAAGGTTGGGGATAGACAGGTTGTTTGGATGAGTCATGGGGATGAGGCTGCTactttgcctaatgggtttgaagTGGTGGCTAGGAGTCAGCAAGTGGCCGTCGCTGCCGTTGAGGATAAGTATAGGAGGTTTTTTGGGTTGCAGTATCATCCTGAG GTCACACATTCCCCAGAAGGGATGGAAACGCTGAGGTCTTTCTTGTTTGAAGTTTGTGGAGTGAATGCTGGCTGGAAAATGGAAGATGTAATGGATGAAGAAATTAAGGTGATTAACAACATGGTGGGGCCCGATGATCATGTTATCTGTGCTTTATCTGGAGGTGTTGATTCCACGGTTGCCGCAACTCTAGTTCACAAGGCAATTGGAGACAGGCTTCATTGTGTTTTTGTTGACAATGGTTTATTAAG GTATAAGGAGAGAGAACGCGTGATGGAGACCTTTGAAAGGGATTTACATCTGCCTGTTACTTGTGTTGATGCAACTGAGCAATTTCTTAGTAAGCTAAAAGGGGTTGTAGACCCTGAGCTGAAAAGGAAGATAATTGGGAAAGAATTTATCTGTGTGTTTGATGCTTTTGCTAAAGAATTGGAGAATAACTTAGGAAAGAAACCTGTTTTCTTTGTTGAAGGAACCTTGTATCCAGATGTGATTGAATCTTGTCCCCCACCAGGAACTGGAAGAACTCACTCTCACACAATCAAAAGTCATCATAATGTTGGAGGTCTTCCTAAAGACATGAAATTAAAACTCATTGAGCCGCTTAAACTTCTTTTCAAGGATGAG GTTCGTCAACTTGGGAGGATATTGACAGTTCCTTATTCATTTTTAAAGCGCCATCCATTTCCTGGGCCTGGCCTTGCTGTACGAGTCTTGGGTGATGTAACTGAGGACAATGCCTTAGATACTCTACGTCAG TTGGAGTTCAAGGTGATCAAAGAACACACTCTCATGTTGTTGCTCTCCGGGATGTTACAAGTCAAGATGGAATGA
- the LOC108467454 gene encoding uncharacterized protein LOC108467454 isoform X4, whose product MDPKAVKTDLVLILDFGSQYTHLITRRFRSLSVFSLCISGTSPLSTITSLNPKVVILSGGPHSVHADNSPSFADGFVEWAQSNGVFVLGICYGLHLLVQRLGGEVRVGEKQEYGRMEIEVEKSCGIFGGKVGDRQVVWMSHGDEAATLPNGFEVVARSQQVAVAAVEDKYRRFFGLQYHPEVTHSPEGMETLRSFLFEVCGVNAGWKMEDVMDEEIKVINNMVGPDDHVICALSGGVDSTVAATLVHKAIGDRLHCVFVDNGLLRYKERERVMETFERDLHLPVTCVDATEQFLSKLKGVVDPELKRKIIGKEFICVFDAFAKELENNLGKKPVFFVEGTLYPDVIESCPPPGTGRTHSHTIKSHHNVGGLPKDMKLKLIEPLKLLFKDEVRQLGRILTVPYSFLKRHPFPGPGLAVRVLGDVTEDNALDTLRQVVEIFIQLIKDAGIYDSIWQAFAVFLPVKSVGVQGDQRTHSHVVALRDVTSQDGMTADWYYFEREFLDDVVQKICNNVRGVNRVALDITSKPPSTIEWE is encoded by the exons ATGGACCCAAAAGCCGTGAAAACTGACTTAGTCCTCATCCTGGACTTCGGTTCGCAATACACCCATCTCATCACTCGCCGCTTTCGCTCTCTCTCCGTCTTCTCACTCTGTATCTCCGGCACTTCCCCACTTTCCACCATCACTTCCCTCAACCCCAAAGTCGTTATCCTTTCCGGGGGACCTCACTCGGTCCATGCCGATAATTCTCCTTCATTTGCTGATGGGTTCGTTGAGTGGGCTCAGTCCAATGGTGTTTTTGTTCTGGGTATCTGTTACGGACTTCACTTGCTTGTTCAGAGACTTGGTGGTGAAGTTAGGGTTGGGGAGAAGCAAGAGTATGGGAGGATGGAGATTGAGGTTGAGAAAAGTTGTGGTATTTTTGGGGGAAAGGTTGGGGATAGACAGGTTGTTTGGATGAGTCATGGGGATGAGGCTGCTactttgcctaatgggtttgaagTGGTGGCTAGGAGTCAGCAAGTGGCCGTCGCTGCCGTTGAGGATAAGTATAGGAGGTTTTTTGGGTTGCAGTATCATCCTGAG GTCACACATTCCCCAGAAGGGATGGAAACGCTGAGGTCTTTCTTGTTTGAAGTTTGTGGAGTGAATGCTGGCTGGAAAATGGAAGATGTAATGGATGAAGAAATTAAGGTGATTAACAACATGGTGGGGCCCGATGATCATGTTATCTGTGCTTTATCTGGAGGTGTTGATTCCACGGTTGCCGCAACTCTAGTTCACAAGGCAATTGGAGACAGGCTTCATTGTGTTTTTGTTGACAATGGTTTATTAAG GTATAAGGAGAGAGAACGCGTGATGGAGACCTTTGAAAGGGATTTACATCTGCCTGTTACTTGTGTTGATGCAACTGAGCAATTTCTTAGTAAGCTAAAAGGGGTTGTAGACCCTGAGCTGAAAAGGAAGATAATTGGGAAAGAATTTATCTGTGTGTTTGATGCTTTTGCTAAAGAATTGGAGAATAACTTAGGAAAGAAACCTGTTTTCTTTGTTGAAGGAACCTTGTATCCAGATGTGATTGAATCTTGTCCCCCACCAGGAACTGGAAGAACTCACTCTCACACAATCAAAAGTCATCATAATGTTGGAGGTCTTCCTAAAGACATGAAATTAAAACTCATTGAGCCGCTTAAACTTCTTTTCAAGGATGAG GTTCGTCAACTTGGGAGGATATTGACAGTTCCTTATTCATTTTTAAAGCGCCATCCATTTCCTGGGCCTGGCCTTGCTGTACGAGTCTTGGGTGATGTAACTGAGGACAATGCCTTAGATACTCTACGTCAG GTGGTTGAAATTTTTATTCAGTTAATTAAAGATGCTGGTATTTATGACTCCATTTGGCAAGCTTTTGCTGTATTTTTGCCTGTAAAATCAGTTGGAGTTCAAGGTGATCAAAGAACACACTCTCATGTTGTTGCTCTCCGGGATGTTACAAGTCAAGATGGAATGACAGCAGATT GGTACTATTTTGAACGTGAGTTCCTTGATGATGTTGTCCAAAAAATTTGCAACAATGTTCGTGGTGTGAATCGTGTTGCTTTAGACATTACATCAAAGCCCCCATCAACAATTGAATGGGAGTGA
- the LOC108470159 gene encoding transcription factor EGL1-like (The RefSeq protein has 2 non-frameshifting indels compared to this genomic sequence) — MSTGVQHQERVPMNLKKQLALAVRNIQWSYAIFWSISTRQPGVLEWGDGYYNGDIKTRKTVQAVELNTDQLSLQRSEQLRQLYESLSAGESSPQAKRPSAALSPEDLTDTEWYYLVCMSFVFNIGQGLPGRTLSSGQPVWLCNAHCADSKVFGRSLLAKSASIQTVVCFPFSGGVVELGVTDLVLEDLSLIQRVKTLFLDDPQPIVSNRSIQIDGMNNDLTCPALDPLILATKLSPILGCEQLETVSPDDSPDGLEPKQSREDSLLIEGINGGASQVQSWQFMDEEFSNCVHHSLNSSDCISQTIADHRKAVPLCQGKNDNGLQDVEECNQTKLTSFDRQNDDRHFHEVLSALFKSSHPLILGPQFRNSNKESSFIRWQKNGLKPQKERDETPQKLLKKILFSVPHMHDRGLIESPETNAVRDAAWRPEADEICGNHVLSERKRREKINERLMILKSLVPANNKADKVSILDVTIEYLQALERRVAELESCRKLEARTKIERTSDNNGKKPSLSKRKAYDLVDEADQEIGYVASKDGSTDNVTISMNNKELLIEFKCPWREGILLEIMDALSILNLDCHSVQSSTTEGILSLTIKSKYQGSSVAKAGPIEQALQRIAGKC, encoded by the exons ATGTCTACTGGAGTTCAACATCAAGAGAGAGTACCAATGAACCTAAAGAAACAACTTGCTCTTGCTGTGAGGAACATTCAATGGAGTTATGCAATTTTCTGGTCCATTTCAACTAGACAACCAGG GGTGTTGGAATGGGGAGATGGTTATTACAATGGAGATATAAAGACAAGGAAAACAGTTCAAGCTGTAGAACTCAACACTGACCAATTGAGTTTACAGAGAAGTGAGCAACTGAGACAGCTTTATGAGTCTCTTTCAGCTGGTGAAAGCAGTCCTCAAGCTAAAAGACCTTCAGCAGCATTATCTCCTGAAGATCTTACTGATACTGAATGGTATTACTTGGTTTGTATGTCATTTGTATTCAACATTGGCCAAGG ATTACCTGGAAGAACATTGTCTAGTGGTCAACCTGTTTGGCTTTGTAATGCTCATTGTGCTGACAGTAAAGTGTTTGGTCGTTCACTACTAGCTAAG AGTGCATCGATTCAG ACTGTAGTATGCTTTCCGTTTTCAGGAGGTGTGGTTGAGCTCGGTGTGACTGATTTG GTATTGGAAGATTTAAGCCTCATTCAGCGCGTTAAAACTTTGTTCTTGGATGATCCACAGCCGATTGTTTCTAACAGATCGATTCAAATCGATGGGATGAACAACGATCTTACTTGTCCTGCTCTTGATCCTTTGATCCTTGCCACCAAATTGAGTCCAATATTAGGCTGTGAACAACTAGAAACAGTTTCTCCCGATGATAGTCCGGACGGCTTGGAGCCTAAGCAATCAAGAGAAGATTCATTATTGATTGAAGGGATAAATGGTGGAGCTTCTCAAGTACAAAGTTGGCAATTCATGGATGAAGAGTTCAGCAATTGTGTTCACCATTCCTTGAATTCAAGTGACTGCATATCTCAAACCATTGCGGATCACCGAAAGGCCGTTCCTCTTTGCCAGGGAAAAAATGATAATGGTTTGCAAGATGTTGAAGAGTGCAATCAGACTAAACTAACATCTTTTGATCGTCAAAACGATGATCGACACTTCCATGAAGTTCTCTCGGCCTTATTCAAGAGCTCACACCCGTTGATTTTAGGACCACAGTTTCGAAACTCTAACAAGGAATCGAGCTTTATCAGATGGCAGAAAAATGGCTTGGTGAAGCCTCAAAAAGAAAGAGATGAAACCCCTCAAAAGTTACTGAAGAAGATATTGTTCTCGGTTCCTCATATGCATGATAGAGGATTGATTGAATCTCCTGAAACTAATGCTGTTAGAGATGCAGCTTGGAGACCCGAAGCTGATGAAATTTGCGGAAACCATGTGTTATCGGAGAGGAAGCGGAGGGAAAAAATAAACGAACGACTTATGATATTGAAATCACTTGTCCCTGCAAATAACAAG GCTGACAAGGTTTCTATACTAGATGTCACGATAGAATACTTACAAGCCCTCGAAAGAAGGGTTGCGGAATTGGAATCTTGCAGAAAGTTAGAAGCAAGAACGAAAATCGAGCGAACATCAGATGACTATGGCAATAACAAAACTAACAACGGAAAGAAACCTTCCCTAAGTAAAAGGAAAGCCTATGATCTTGTTGATGAAGCTGATCAAGAGATTGGCTATGTTGCATCTAAAGACGGTTCAACAGATAATGTTACTATCAGTATGAACAACAAGGAGCTTCTAATCGAGTTCAAGTGTCCATGGCGAGAAGGAATATTGCTTGAGATAATGGATGCATTAAGCATTCTCAATTTGGATTGCCACTCAGTTCAGTCATCTACCACTGAGGGGATTCTCTCCCTGACCATAAAATCCAAG TACCAAGGATCAAGTGTTGCAAAAGCAGGACCAATCGAGCAAGCATTGCAAAGAATTGCTGGCAAGTGTTGA
- the LOC108470159 gene encoding transcription factor EGL1-like isoform X1 gives MSTGVQHQERVPMNLKKQLALAVRNIQWSYAIFWSISTRQPGVLEWGDGYYNGDIKTRKTVQAVELNTDQLSLQRSEQLRQLYESLSAGESSPQAKRPSAALSPEDLTDTEWYYLVCMSFVFNIGQGLPGRTLSSGQPVWLCNAHCADSKVFGRSLLAKSASIQTVVCFPFSGGVVELGVTDLVLEDLSLIQRVKTLFLDDPQPIVSNRSIQIDGMNNDLTCPALDPLILATKLSPILGCEQLETVSPDDSPDGLEPKQSREDSLLIEGINGGASQVQSWQFMDEEFSNCVHHSLNSSDCISQTIADHRKAVPLCQGKNDNGLQDVEECNQTKLTSFDRQNDDRHFHEVLSALFKSSHPLILGPQFRNSNKESSFIRWQKNGLVKPQKERDETPQKLLKKILFSVPHMHDRGLIESPETNAVRDAAWRPEADEICGNHVLSERKRREKINERLMILKSLVPANNKADKVSILDVTIEYLQALERRVAELESCRKLEARTKIERTSDDYGNNKTNNGKKPSLSKRKAYDLVDEADQEIGYVASKDGSTDNVTISMNNKELLIEFKCPWREGILLEIMDALSILNLDCHSVQSSTTEGILSLTIKSKYQGSSVAKAGPIEQALQRIAGKC, from the exons ATGTCTACTGGAGTTCAACATCAAGAGAGAGTACCAATGAACCTAAAGAAACAACTTGCTCTTGCTGTGAGGAACATTCAATGGAGTTATGCAATTTTCTGGTCCATTTCAACTAGACAACCAGG GGTGTTGGAATGGGGAGATGGTTATTACAATGGAGATATAAAGACAAGGAAAACAGTTCAAGCTGTAGAACTCAACACTGACCAATTGAGTTTACAGAGAAGTGAGCAACTGAGACAGCTTTATGAGTCTCTTTCAGCTGGTGAAAGCAGTCCTCAAGCTAAAAGACCTTCAGCAGCATTATCTCCTGAAGATCTTACTGATACTGAATGGTATTACTTGGTTTGTATGTCATTTGTATTCAACATTGGCCAAGG ATTACCTGGAAGAACATTGTCTAGTGGTCAACCTGTTTGGCTTTGTAATGCTCATTGTGCTGACAGTAAAGTGTTTGGTCGTTCACTACTAGCTAAG AGTGCATCGATTCAG ACTGTAGTATGCTTTCCGTTTTCAGGAGGTGTGGTTGAGCTCGGTGTGACTGATTTG GTATTGGAAGATTTAAGCCTCATTCAGCGCGTTAAAACTTTGTTCTTGGATGATCCACAGCCGATTGTTTCTAACAGATCGATTCAAATCGATGGGATGAACAACGATCTTACTTGTCCTGCTCTTGATCCTTTGATCCTTGCCACCAAATTGAGTCCAATATTAGGCTGTGAACAACTAGAAACAGTTTCTCCCGATGATAGTCCGGACGGCTTGGAGCCTAAGCAATCAAGAGAAGATTCATTATTGATTGAAGGGATAAATGGTGGAGCTTCTCAAGTACAAAGTTGGCAATTCATGGATGAAGAGTTCAGCAATTGTGTTCACCATTCCTTGAATTCAAGTGACTGCATATCTCAAACCATTGCGGATCACCGAAAGGCCGTTCCTCTTTGCCAGGGAAAAAATGATAATGGTTTGCAAGATGTTGAAGAGTGCAATCAGACTAAACTAACATCTTTTGATCGTCAAAACGATGATCGACACTTCCATGAAGTTCTCTCGGCCTTATTCAAGAGCTCACACCCGTTGATTTTAGGACCACAGTTTCGAAACTCTAACAAGGAATCGAGCTTTATCAGATGGCAGAAAAATGGCTTGGTGAAGCCTCAAAAAGAAAGAGATGAAACCCCTCAAAAGTTACTGAAGAAGATATTGTTCTCGGTTCCTCATATGCATGATAGAGGATTGATTGAATCTCCTGAAACTAATGCTGTTAGAGATGCAGCTTGGAGACCCGAAGCTGATGAAATTTGCGGAAACCATGTGTTATCGGAGAGGAAGCGGAGGGAAAAAATAAACGAACGACTTATGATATTGAAATCACTTGTCCCTGCAAATAACAAG GCTGACAAGGTTTCTATACTAGATGTCACGATAGAATACTTACAAGCCCTCGAAAGAAGGGTTGCGGAATTGGAATCTTGCAGAAAGTTAGAAGCAAGAACGAAAATCGAGCGAACATCAGATGACTATGGCAATAACAAAACTAACAACGGAAAGAAACCTTCCCTAAGTAAAAGGAAAGCCTATGATCTTGTTGATGAAGCTGATCAAGAGATTGGCTATGTTGCATCTAAAGACGGTTCAACAGATAATGTTACTATCAGTATGAACAACAAGGAGCTTCTAATCGAGTTCAAGTGTCCATGGCGAGAAGGAATATTGCTTGAGATAATGGATGCATTAAGCATTCTCAATTTGGATTGCCACTCAGTTCAGTCATCTACCACTGAGGGGATTCTCTCCCTGACCATAAAATCCAAG TACCAAGGATCAAGTGTTGCAAAAGCAGGACCAATCGAGCAAGCATTGCAAAGAATTGCTGGCAAGTGTTGA
- the LOC108467454 gene encoding uncharacterized protein LOC108467454 isoform X3 produces MDPKAVKTDLVLILDFGSQYTHLITRRFRSLSVFSLCISGTSPLSTITSLNPKVVILSGGPHSVHADNSPSFADGFVEWAQSNGVFVLGICYGLHLLVQRLGGEVRVGEKQEYGRMEIEVEKSCGIFGGKVGDRQVVWMSHGDEAATLPNGFEVVARSQQVAVAAVEDKYRRFFGLQYHPEVTHSPEGMETLRSFLFEVCGVNAGWKMEDVMDEEIKVINNMVGPDDHVICALSGGVDSTVAATLVHKAIGDRLHCVFVDNGLLRYKERERVMETFERDLHLPVTCVDATEQFLSKLKGVVDPELKRKIIGKEFICVFDAFAKELENNLGKKPVFFVEGTLYPDVIESCPPPGTGRTHSHTIKSHHNVGGLPKDMKLKLIEPLKLLFKDEVRQLGRILTVPYSFLKRHPFPGPGLAVRVLGDVTEDNALDTLRQVLF; encoded by the exons ATGGACCCAAAAGCCGTGAAAACTGACTTAGTCCTCATCCTGGACTTCGGTTCGCAATACACCCATCTCATCACTCGCCGCTTTCGCTCTCTCTCCGTCTTCTCACTCTGTATCTCCGGCACTTCCCCACTTTCCACCATCACTTCCCTCAACCCCAAAGTCGTTATCCTTTCCGGGGGACCTCACTCGGTCCATGCCGATAATTCTCCTTCATTTGCTGATGGGTTCGTTGAGTGGGCTCAGTCCAATGGTGTTTTTGTTCTGGGTATCTGTTACGGACTTCACTTGCTTGTTCAGAGACTTGGTGGTGAAGTTAGGGTTGGGGAGAAGCAAGAGTATGGGAGGATGGAGATTGAGGTTGAGAAAAGTTGTGGTATTTTTGGGGGAAAGGTTGGGGATAGACAGGTTGTTTGGATGAGTCATGGGGATGAGGCTGCTactttgcctaatgggtttgaagTGGTGGCTAGGAGTCAGCAAGTGGCCGTCGCTGCCGTTGAGGATAAGTATAGGAGGTTTTTTGGGTTGCAGTATCATCCTGAG GTCACACATTCCCCAGAAGGGATGGAAACGCTGAGGTCTTTCTTGTTTGAAGTTTGTGGAGTGAATGCTGGCTGGAAAATGGAAGATGTAATGGATGAAGAAATTAAGGTGATTAACAACATGGTGGGGCCCGATGATCATGTTATCTGTGCTTTATCTGGAGGTGTTGATTCCACGGTTGCCGCAACTCTAGTTCACAAGGCAATTGGAGACAGGCTTCATTGTGTTTTTGTTGACAATGGTTTATTAAG GTATAAGGAGAGAGAACGCGTGATGGAGACCTTTGAAAGGGATTTACATCTGCCTGTTACTTGTGTTGATGCAACTGAGCAATTTCTTAGTAAGCTAAAAGGGGTTGTAGACCCTGAGCTGAAAAGGAAGATAATTGGGAAAGAATTTATCTGTGTGTTTGATGCTTTTGCTAAAGAATTGGAGAATAACTTAGGAAAGAAACCTGTTTTCTTTGTTGAAGGAACCTTGTATCCAGATGTGATTGAATCTTGTCCCCCACCAGGAACTGGAAGAACTCACTCTCACACAATCAAAAGTCATCATAATGTTGGAGGTCTTCCTAAAGACATGAAATTAAAACTCATTGAGCCGCTTAAACTTCTTTTCAAGGATGAG GTTCGTCAACTTGGGAGGATATTGACAGTTCCTTATTCATTTTTAAAGCGCCATCCATTTCCTGGGCCTGGCCTTGCTGTACGAGTCTTGGGTGATGTAACTGAGGACAATGCCTTAGATACTCTACGTCAG GTACTATTTTGA